The following are encoded in a window of Spea bombifrons isolate aSpeBom1 chromosome 2, aSpeBom1.2.pri, whole genome shotgun sequence genomic DNA:
- the KBTBD3 gene encoding kelch repeat and BTB domain-containing protein 3 yields MNSTRESFGRVTCNGLSEAEKTISLVAADHGQQIVNVLQNFREQQIFFDFIINVKDELMPCHRCVLAASSDFFRAMFEVNMKERDGGSVNISNLSPSAVKAFLDYAYTGKAEITEGNVDMLFQMASFFQVALLSKACSDFLIKTIDINNCLQLLSISEGYGSTRLFDRALEFTLQNFSLLTQSTDFLELNISVLEKCLQDDDLCVSEEEFVLSAVLSWTKHHLYQREKYFPQLLNKVRLHHLSQSTLQDILLSEEQLLKSTNCFSTINSAMKKVERAGGLFPDARLSTTEKYIFVHKTAEEGGTQHTFCYGIKTDKWLQLPQIHIVDLPGSSLSSYGEKIFITGGCKGNCCRAVRLHIAEPYHDATDQTWCYCPVSNNSSLVPAMKKPRTMHTSVVALNQLFVIGGKTQGAHDIRSLLDVESYNPLSKEWKSVSTLPRGIYYPEASACKNVIYVLGSEVEITDAFNPSLDCFFKYNADTDQWSELVAEFGHFFHATLIKAVPVNNTLYICDLSTYKVYSFCPETCVWKGEGSFECAGFNAGAVGIEDKIYILGGDYAPDEITDEVQVYHSNRSEWEEVSPMPQALTEFYCEVIQFNKCRDPWGVSHL; encoded by the exons ATGAATTCCACCAGGGAATCATTTGGTAGAGTCACGTGCAATGGGCTTTCTGAAGCCGAAAAGACGATCTCTCTAGTGGCAGCAGACCACGGCCAGCAAATAGTAAATGTGCTGCAAAACTTCAGAGAGCAACAGATTTTTTTTGACTTCATCATAAATGTGAAGGATGAGCTAATGCCTTGTCATCGTTGTGTGCTGGCAGCAAGCAGTGACTTTTTTAG GGCTATGTTTGAAGTGAATATGAAAGAACGAGATGGCGGGAGTGTAAACATTAGCAATTTATCACCTAGCGCTGTAAAGGCATTTCTTGATTACGCGTACACAGGCAAAGCAGAAATAACGGAGGGAAATGTTGATATGCTCTTTCAGATGGCATCGTTTTTTCAAGTGGCCCTACTTTCCAAAGCATGCAgtgactttttaataaaaactattgatATAAATAATTGTTTGCAGTTGCTGTCGATATCTGAAGGTTACGGCTCAACACGTTTGTTTGATCGTGCCTTGGAATTTACCCTGCAGAACTTCTCATTACTAACTCAGTCTACCGATTTCTTAGAATTAAATATTAGTGTGCTGGAAAAATGCCTGCAAGACGACGATTTATGTGTGTCGGAAGAAGAATTTGTGTTGTCCGCAGTGCTTTCCTGGACCAAGCATCATTTGTACCAACGAGAGAAGTATTTTCCTCAGctattaaataaagttagatTACATCACTTATCTCAATCCACGCTGCAAGACATTCTACTCTCAGAGGAACAATTATTAAAAAGCACAAATTGCTTTTCCACAATCAATTCTGCAATGAAAAAAGTAGAACGTGCCGGTGGGCTTTTTCCAGACGCTCGGCTTTCGACAACAGAGAAGTACATCTTTGTTCACAAGACTGCAGAAGAGGGAGGAACTCAGCATACGTTCTGCTACGGGATAAAAACTGATAAGTGGCTACAGCTTCCGCAAATTCATATTGTGGATCTCCCAGGTTCAAGTTTATCAAGCTATGGAGAAAAGATATTCATAACTGGAGGTTGTAAGGGGAATTGTTGTAGGGCGGTGAGGCTTCATATAGCTGAGCCTTACCATGATGCCACTGACCAAACATGGTGCTACTGTCCAGTGAGCAATAATTCTTCTTTGGTCCCTGCCATGAAAAAGCCAAGAACGATGCATACGTCAGTTGTAGCGCTCAACCAATTATTTGTGATCGGTGGAAAGACTCAAGGTGCGCATGACATTCGAAGCCTGCTAGATGTGGAATCTTAcaatcctctcagtaaagaatgGAAATCAGTAAGTACGTTGCCGAGAGGGATCTACTACCCAGAAGCCAGCGCGTGCAAAAATGTCATTTACGTTCTAGGTTCTGAAGTTGAAATCACGGATGCTTTTAATCCTTCACTTGACTGTTTCTTCAAGTATAATGCAGATACAGATCAATGGAGTGAACTTGTAGCAGAGTTTGGGCATTTCTTCCACGCAACCTTAATCAAAGCCGTACCTGTCAATAACACTTTGTACATCTGCGATCTTTCCACATATAAAGTGTATAGTTTTTGCCCGGAGACTTGTGTTTGGAAGGGGGAAGGGTCTTTCGAATGTGCAGGATTTAATGCAGGAGCAGTTGGAATTGAAGATAAAATTTATATACTAGGAGGGGATTATGCACCTGATGAAATCACTGATGAAGTTCAAGTTTACCATAGCAACCGCTCGGAGTGGGAGGAAGTCTCTCCAATGCCTCAAGctttaacagaattttattgtgAAGTAATTCAGTTCAACAAGTGCAGGGATCCATGGGGTGTAAGCCATTTGTAA
- the AASDHPPT gene encoding L-aminoadipate-semialdehyde dehydrogenase-phosphopantetheinyl transferase isoform X1 — MGVSVASGRLLCMESVRWAFPCGAWTPSRDEWLRCARCVQPEEKLRIGQFMFTRDAKAAMAGRLLIRKLIAENLQIPWNKILLQRTTKGKPFLAKGIPAQHKNFNFNVSHQGDFAVLAAEPELQVGIDIMKTDLPGSGSTEEFFRIMNRQFTEKEWSAIKTMSCEWTRLDMFYRHWALKESFIKAIGVGLGFNLQRIEFKVSPINMEIGKSYRETKMWLDDEQENWCFEEVLLDNKHHVAVALGQVDEPKEHNSKGGKPKDTSFKVFTFEDLMASAIPISPEDPEYWVNFQSKQEVPFRQRSQQN, encoded by the exons ATGGGTGTGAGTGTAGCTTCTGGGAGGCTGCTGTGCATGGAAAGCGTTCGCTGGGCATTTCCCTGTGGGGCATGGACTCCCAGCCGGGATGAGTGGCTGCGCTGTGCTCGGTGCGTGCAGCCCGAGGAGAAGCTCCGCATCGGGCAGTTTATGTTCACCCGTGATGCCAAAGCAGCCATG GCCGGTCGTCTTTTGATAAGAAAATTAATTGCAGAAAATCTGCAAATACCATGGAACAAAATACTGTTGCAAAGGACAACAAAGGGAAAACCTTTTTTAGCCAAGGGAATTCCAGCTCAGCACAAGAACTTTAACTTCAATGTTTCCCATCAAGGAGACTTTGCTGTGCTTGCTGCAGAACCTGAGCTACAAGTTGGAATAGACATCATGAAGACCGATCTACCAG GTAGCGGCTCAACTGAAGAGTTTTTCCGAATCATGAACCGTCAGTTCACAGAGAAGGAATGGAGCGCAATAAAAACTATGAGCTGCGAATGGACCCGACTAGATATGTTCTACAGGCACTGG GCTCTGAAGGAAAGCTTTATAAAAGCCATTGGGGTCGGTCTTGGCTTCAACCTTCAGCGAATTGAGTTCAAGGTGTCGCCTATCAATATGGAAATTGGAAAAAGCTATAGGGAAACAAAGATGTGGTTGGACGATGAACAAGAAAACTGGTGCTTTGAG GAAGTTTTGTTGGATAATAAACACCATGTGGCTGTTGCTTTAGGGCAAGTCGATGAACCAAAAGAACATAATTCCAAG GGTGGAAAACCAAAAGATACCTCATTTAAAGTTTTTACTTTTGAAGATCTGATGGCATCTGCTATTCCAATTTCACCTGAGGACCCTGAATACTGGGTTAACTTTCAGTCGAAGCAAGAGGTCCCATTTCGACAAAGATCACAACAAAACTAA
- the AASDHPPT gene encoding L-aminoadipate-semialdehyde dehydrogenase-phosphopantetheinyl transferase isoform X2 produces the protein MGVSVASGRLLCMESVRWAFPCGAWTPSRDEWLRCARCVQPEEKLRIGQFMFTRDAKAAMAGRLLIRKLIAENLQIPWNKILLQRTTKGKPFLAKGIPAQHKNFNFNVSHQGDFAVLAAEPELQVGIDIMKTDLPGSGSTEEFFRIMNRQFTEKEWSAIKTMSCEWTRLDMFYRHWALKESFIKAIGVGLGFNLQRIEFKVSPINMEIGKSYRETKMWLDDEQENWCFEVRLLGLPKEDRLQAGLKVGSSTPRLS, from the exons ATGGGTGTGAGTGTAGCTTCTGGGAGGCTGCTGTGCATGGAAAGCGTTCGCTGGGCATTTCCCTGTGGGGCATGGACTCCCAGCCGGGATGAGTGGCTGCGCTGTGCTCGGTGCGTGCAGCCCGAGGAGAAGCTCCGCATCGGGCAGTTTATGTTCACCCGTGATGCCAAAGCAGCCATG GCCGGTCGTCTTTTGATAAGAAAATTAATTGCAGAAAATCTGCAAATACCATGGAACAAAATACTGTTGCAAAGGACAACAAAGGGAAAACCTTTTTTAGCCAAGGGAATTCCAGCTCAGCACAAGAACTTTAACTTCAATGTTTCCCATCAAGGAGACTTTGCTGTGCTTGCTGCAGAACCTGAGCTACAAGTTGGAATAGACATCATGAAGACCGATCTACCAG GTAGCGGCTCAACTGAAGAGTTTTTCCGAATCATGAACCGTCAGTTCACAGAGAAGGAATGGAGCGCAATAAAAACTATGAGCTGCGAATGGACCCGACTAGATATGTTCTACAGGCACTGG GCTCTGAAGGAAAGCTTTATAAAAGCCATTGGGGTCGGTCTTGGCTTCAACCTTCAGCGAATTGAGTTCAAGGTGTCGCCTATCAATATGGAAATTGGAAAAAGCTATAGGGAAACAAAGATGTGGTTGGACGATGAACAAGAAAACTGGTGCTTTGAGGTAAGACTGTTAG GCCTGCCAAAAGAAGACAGGCTCCAGGCTGGACTAAAGGTTGGAAGTTCGACTCCAAGGTTAAGCTGA